One Takifugu flavidus isolate HTHZ2018 chromosome 3, ASM371156v2, whole genome shotgun sequence genomic window, GTCTTAAAGCAAATTGAGAAATCTTAATTGGGACCACTCACAAAGTTTTAACAATTTAAGGTTTCAAGTCAAATAAATTTGCCAAAGGTTAGACACATCTGAGCTTTTATAAGTTGTCGCTCACGTTTTGGATCCCATTCTTCATCCACCAATCGGCATCACCTTCCGCGGGCCACGGCTGGTCACTATCCGCCCCTGGCAGGAGGGATCCGTTCGTGACCGTGAGGTTGCTGTGGCGACAGCTAGTGGCGAAAATGGCATCCgtgaaaatgtccaaaaagaAGATCAGaggatttaataaaaacaagagaGCCAGACGCCAGTAGACAGAGCGCTGCAGCGGCGCCAGGTACATGTCGGCTGTGATTGGAAGAGGGAAAAATCAAACGTGTCGGGGTCCAGGTAAAAACCTAAAGAGCTTCAGGAGCTCCTCATGTCATTGCTTCAGCtctgtttgtttggtttaacagctgctgctgtcaggcaCAGAGTGGTCAAGCAGacaaacactgacacaaacaGAAAGGCTCCTGTTTAAATCTGACCTCTGAAGTTTTGGCCCTGCCCTCTCCCTGTTTACGTATCTTTTCACCGCAACAGCGCCATCTTCAGCCCTGCTTTATGACGTTTAGCTTCAAAACTGCTCATGCCGGGTTAATATTTCTGACACGTTCAACCATTTGATTGCGATTCCATTTTTCATTAAACTCTTCAGACTACAATGATAAACAATGCTAATTTAATGCACCTAATCCAGTTTTAGTAACCTTTAACATAATTCCTGCTGTAAGATTGTAATTCAGGAATAATTAGTTAATTTGCACCCAGGTTTTAGTGATATGTAACTCACTATGCTGGACTAAGTCatgtcatcatcattgtcaagatattttattaaaatgaatcaaaagTGCTGTCCACGATGAAATCCTGCAGGATTACTGCAAAACTGTTCTATTCCACCTGATACTGCTCATTATCACGTGAAACCAGATGTTGACATCTGACAGAGGTGAACAGTGAATGAGAGGTTTAAGGACCCTCGacatgagatgtgtgtgtggttgtctgATCTACTGTATTAAAGTGTGGCCGGATATTAGCTTAGCCGCGAGCTAAGCTTCTCAGCCGGCGCTGTGGAAAGGATAAAGTCGCTTGTTTGTCCAACAAAAATTCAATCTTTATTGAGAAaaggggttagggtgaagggTGAAAGGTCAGAGTGAGGGTTAGAGGCTTTTCTATGACTGTGCAGAAATTGGGAATGACACAGCAATAATGGGAATGCTTGCTCTGAAAACCTCCACTGTGAATGTTagtattaaaaatattttgaaagtaatattattttattctgaaatgttCAAAGCAAAGATTTTAAACTTAAAAGTCTTTCGTATAAAAGGTATTTGTGCAATGTAGACATTCCGGACATCCCAAAGGACAGTTTGTACAttatttatctgtgtttgtgcCTTCGGCGGACGTCCTTAAACGCATCTTCTGGTTGTCCATATCCCATCACGCCACATTTCCGTTCGTTTGGAAGACTCCCGTCGCAACGGTGGACATTGCGTAGACAGGGGTGGCATAAGGGGAAGCCGTGTTCTGTAAACCCACCACCAAACAGCGCCAGCAGAAACGCAGCGCCTTCCCCACGTTCTGAAAATACAAATCACTTTATCCACTCAGGCATTTTTTAAGGATAAATAGAATTATTTTACATCTAACtagagaggggtgtcaagggaCCAACTATATTCTAAAAACATAAAGTAACACAGCCCACTTAGGTTGCCCAGATCTGTTGCTCTGACTGAAGCAGGATAAATCATTGACACAACTGCAATGGAGCGTAAAAATGATCGGCTACATTCGGAAAATATTTCTTCATGGAAGTCGAGGaaaggtgtgtgagggtgagacTGCTGAGGTGACGGTGTGTATTGTGCGACATCTCTGAAACCAGAACATCAGCTCTATGGATCCCCAATGGTGCAGAGCATTAAAGAGCACGGCAACAAATGAGGGCAAACCCTGTCAGGTGCTGGAGATACTTTGACAGGAGAGACACAGGAAGACCTCTAtggtaacaggaagtgaggtttAAGTTGTTAATATCCTCCACCGATCCATCTGGACCAGGAGAGCCCGGCCATGATGCGCCAGACACAGCTACAAAAACTGTTGGAGCACGAGGGCCGCAGAGAATTTCAAGCCTTGCTTTGACGTTATGCTGACCACAAAGGTCTGGAGGTGAAGCTGCGGCAGTGTTGATCGCCTTAACCCTCCGAACAACACGCCACCAGACGAGGGCCAGCTTGTCCCACAACTGTATGTTCACAACCAAGCGTTGAGCATGAAGCTCCGTCAGTTAGAAAAGGTCCAATGTGCTTTTCCGAAGGCTGACGAAGGCAAAAAAAGAGGTCGTTTTCTGCATCTTCAATAGTTTTATCAAATTGTTTGGGCTCTGCGTCAATCCctcggggtcagaggtcaacaccAGTGTGCTGAGTCAATGTTTAACCGCcttttattttgtagttttCACTCATGTCCCAACCGTctcacaaaaacaggaaatattttgGACGGGAGACAAAATTGTGATGATTTTACACAAATAGTTCTATTTGAATTGAAGTATAAGTAAGCATATGTTTAAGTAGTGGAAAACAGACATACTGAAGTCTACATTCTTGTTTTATGCATTTTAGATTTATCATTTAGAAAACTGTATGATGGCCAACTGGCTGAAGTCTTGACGTCAGCTGACATTCAGTCTTCCTACCTTCCTGTATTTCTTGTAGCGttgcttctttttcctcttcttctcctccttcctcttcctcttctcctccgctGACTCCTCGAtatcctgctccacctcctcgatcagaggctCGTATCGGTCTGGCAGAATGGAGAAGTAAACTTCTTTGGAGCATTTCTGTTTGCTTGCAGTCGAACCTGCGGCCTCCTGCTTCGTCTGTGCTCCCATTCTGccgtcctcctccacagctccacgGCGTTCCTCTGGTTTATCCTCTGACCTCCTTGTTGTCTGGCAGGAGGAACTTTGGAGCGAGGAGGAGTCCATTTTTATTAGTAGCCTGGAGCTCCCAACACAGGAAACTCTCCAACAtagaacactgaaaacaaaacaggattAGTTAAAGAATGTGGATGCGGTTCAAATGAGATCCCTGAACCTTTTGCAGCATTTTTGTATTCTGTTTGTTTAACAGAATAAACACTGCTGAGTCAACAcccaaaacaagaaaaacacgTCAAAGTCTGCTTGAAACCCTTTTTAGATACTTTTTGACTTTGAAATGAGCTGAACTTTGATAACAGGATGAGATATTATCGGTCGCCTGACTTTACCCAGACTGAGAACAGAAGCGACACCAGACGAGTACGCGACCAAGCTAACATCTCTGTGAGGCCACAATTGAAAGTACAGTATATTTAAACTGAAGATTCGTGTCATAGTGAGCAGAGGCTGTAATGGGTGTTCCTGATGGTGTGATACTGTACGATTGTTTGGTGACATGGTGACATTTACATTTAGGCAGAGGTACTCGTTAGCCTAGCAGCAAGCCCCTCAGTGGGAAGGGTGCAAGTACAAGTTTGCAAAATGCTCTTAGTTTGGCataaatatgataaatattTATGATAAATACAACATTAATGCTCCACAGAGGTGATGGCAATAGATTTTTTCCCTTCTTAATCAGACAGGAGCTAATGAGAGCTAATTAATATCAACTGTGTGGGTAAATGTGTACCTCTGCAGAACTGCAGGTATCCACAAGAGGGTGCTAAAATACACGGATTCAATCACAGCTTTGTCACGTTGAGCTAATCATCTAACACAAATCAACAAACTACGTTGTTTCAGTCATAAATATTGGCAACACCCAACACCTGCACTGTagccaaaggtcaaagggctTGTCCAAGGGTTGATTTAAAGTAAACAGGAGATGAGGTCTTCCTGTCAGGTCTTCCTGCTTTCAAATACTGGAAACAAACAGCCTAGACTGCTAGGCTTCTGTCTTTTTTGACATCGCCTATTGATGGACACAAACATTTAAAGGCAGAGTATCTGTTATAGCAACCAGAATTAACTCACTTCTCACTCATTTCCTCAATGAGACAACAGTGACAGATAATCCTGAACTTTATTATGTTTGGAATTCTTCTGCCTTCACTGAAGCTGAGCTCAACCTCAGAGGCCCAGAGGGAACagacagagtaaaaaaaaagacaataccAGCCTGAGCTGAAAAGTCCAGAGATCCTCTCAGTCCAGTCAGTGCTTTTAAAATTAAGAAATATACAAATAACAGAAACAGAGGAGCAGCCGCAGGCTTTAATGCATAGTTTACTGATAATGTATCACGTGTTATGAAAAGTATGGAGGAAATAAAACCGCCATCAAACATGTTTCATTTCCTCATTCATAGAAGAACACACCTGAATGATTCATCAGAGCTTTTAAAACATGTGTTGCAAACATCATAGATTTTTGGACTTAAATCATCATCCTACTCCAGAATCAACGTTTTAATCAATATAAAAATCATCATTAAGCAAAGTGCAGGACTGGTGGATCCAGGGTCCACCTCATTCAGAACTATGATGATCTTTTCTCAGTCGTTCTGGAGCTTCGGCTGATGACGGCTCGGTCTTTGTTGGATtccgtgacctttaacctttaacctggACAAATAGGGAAAAAAGAAGCTTGATCATGATTTCGAGGGTTTAGTTTGACCTGAGTTCTGTTGGAAAGAAGAATAAGCTGAAGTGGATGACACAAACAAGAGCAGAGCTGACTGAAAACTGATCAAACCCATCCAAATAAAGCAGGTGGAAAATTGAGTCACTGAGGTCAGACCGCACTCATAGGTTGACGCGCTGAAATGTCAAGTCACAGATCATAAACCCAGtggctctgacaggaagtgtgtaatgtgtgtatgtttcaGTGTGTAtttgatgctgctgtgtgtttgcgtgtggtGCTTTGTGGATTCTGGTTTCAGTGGTTTTTTCACTTCGAGCCTTTAGTTTCATTTGTGTTGACAACGACTGacctgaaacacagaaacaactaACGATACAGGAACTCCACCGCAGAACAGAACTTTGAGTCCAGCCGCTGTTCTACTTTTGACTGTTGAactgaaatgttaaaataagTCTCACGGTTGATGGTCAGTCCTCTTGAGCTGGtgctcatcttcttcttccacagaTAATAAAACTCCACACACTCAGAGACGGACTTGGTCTGAAcctgaacacacaaaaacatgtgaACCCGCCTGCAAAACCTGGGGGAAACTTCAACACGGAGGAATCGTACAGCTTTCTGGATCCTGCTGAAGTCTTTTTGATGGAGCTGCAGCGATTTAACCAGCAACCTCTTCTCAGCTTCACTCCAGCTGACCTCTGCAATCACATTTGAGGCTAAATGATAAACGATATCAGGAACGTTGTCACAATACTGTTGCAGTAAACACCGATGATAtaaatgtgtgggtgtgtacgTTTGTGCTGTCGGCCtgtggggctgctgctgttggtttcAGGAGTCGACAGCAACTTCTCAACTGCCAGCTGAAAGACAGAACCCAAATCTGAGCTCATCCTCATGTGGacttaaacaacaacaacaacaacgacgacTACTACTACAGCAACAACAACGCCAGTGGGTTCTTACCAAAAAGTCTCCTCTGCATTGTCTCAGGATATAGAGAGAAGACTCTGGGCTGGTTCCACCTCCTGGCACCACGCTGGAGCGAGCCATCAGCAGCAAAGCTTCAACTAGACAAGTGCCCATCAAAATAGGTGCAATTGTGAAAATATTGAaaggattttgtgtgtgtgtgtgtgtgagagagagaagagagagagagagagagagagagagagagagagagagagagagagaagagagaagagagagagagagagagactgagacaCTCTACCTCTCTGCTGGTTGACAGGAAGGTCCATTTCTTCCCACGCAGACCAAAGCTcaagtgcattgtgggagtcAGCGTCAGCGTCTCTCTTCTCGTGTAGAAGTGGGATTTCAGCCTGAAATCCTCGCCCCACATTGATCTGCCTGTGATTGACAGTCGCGTGAGGAGGTGATCAAACACGGGCATCTTTTCTGTTTTACATACCTGAAATGATTAGAGAAgcttctttaaaaatgtgtccTTACGGCTGATTGGCTCTTGTCCTTAGTGTTCCGGGAGGAGGAGAGTTTGTCTCCACGGCAACGTGGTCACCTGTATTTCACAAATGAAGTTTAACAGCAAATCTTTTTTTGTGCTTTAGAGAATATTTGGAGCGATTGTGGTTTTATGCTAGCTCACCAGGTGTGTTGTGAAGCTGTATTGTCTGCGCTCTCTTCACCCTCCTGCTGGTAAGGGAGCAGTACAACCCTGGACCCGCCCTGACGGGACACAACATGGGTGGAGGGGTGTAGTGTCTGAAACTGACACCGTTGCCCATGGATGCGTCCTCATGCAACAGGCTCTGATAGAGCACACCTCTTCTGGAGGCTGGAAACATACAGCTGGCTTTCTTATGAGCTCGTCCTTTGGAGTGGACGGGCACGCTGACGGGCATcactgtggaggtggagggtgaAAGAGAGAGGTCCTCATtctgtggaaaaaaacagcaaagccTCAAAACAGCCACAAGGGGCAGCATTTGACACACTGTGCACATTCATGAGGAGCACCAACCTTGCTCACGCACGCCGATCTAATGCCGCTGTGGGAGCGCATGTGTCCGTTTAAAGCCGGCAGACTTCGGAAATCTCGCTTACACACTGTACAGAGCAACCTGTAACAGTAGCAACTTTGTTGAAACAAAGAATAATCCACATAATGTTAATCTCAAATGAGCCTCCACAGCTCTCAGGAGATACCTGCAGACGGGATCCTCAACGCTCTTTTTAGGTTGGGGACATTTTTTCTAAAACggaaaagacttttaaaaaggaagaactCAAGTTTCATTGCGTTTGTAAAAACATTTGTTGCTCACAGCTGCACTGACACACTCGGATACCCAGTGTGTCCAGTCTGGTGGACAGTGTTCGGCAGCTCTTCCGTGATCTTCTCTCCATGTGAGCCCAGCAGGAAGGCTCGGGGATGGGGAACTGCAGCCGGCCTCTTGGGTCATGACCTGCGGACACAGACCATTGCTGGAGCACCTGGCTGTGTCGAAGAGCCCCGTCTGGTCCTGAATCAGCTCATATTGGCTCAGTAAAGGGTGGTTTGTCTGGTGGGGGGGAGGCTGACTGGTGTAGCTGTCGCACTCCTGGAGACCACAGCTGCTCAATTGTCCAAATGTTTGTGGATATATGTTCCTCGATTCCTCCCAGGGTTGAATTGGAGGGCTGGATAGAGTCGGGGTTTGGGGGTACTGAGGACTTGGACCTGGAGTAGTGGGGCTACAGAAGGGCTGGGGGGCTGTGCTCTGGTAATACTGGGTGCTGAAAGCTTTTTCAGTCGATGATGAGCTAAAATCCATCAAGTCCCATCGTCCCAGGTTGCCTTCTCCAGACACGGAGGCCTGGGGAGAGCACTCCAACTGGGACAGTGTTGCTTCCAGAGACCTACAAGGATCCTGAACTGGACAGAGACCATTAGGTTGCTGGTACACGGTGCTGGTGGGTGGAGCCTGGGCGTTACAGGACAGTCTGTTTGTACATCCCAGTTGACCTTGTTGGTTGATCAGACCCGTGTTGAAGTGGTTTTGATTCTGCAGGTGGTGATTTTAGTTTTAGTGAGACAAATTGATCTGCTGGAATTAGATCCACAAGatttctgcttgtgtttttttctgtttttggagAAAGATAGAATCTTACCTGGTACAAGAAGTTATCGCTCCCCTGGTGGTAGGGAAGCTCAGTTCTTCTGGTCCAACCAGAATCAGGATTCTGGTTGTAGACTTGCTGAGGTGGGGAGAGGAGCCTTGGGGATGATAGTTGAGGCTGTGCTGCAAATTGGGGAGCTATCAGGTGAGGTTGTTGTTCAAAACTGGATGATAGGTAGGGATGGGCACAGACGGGCGAGGTTAACTGTGACCCATTTAGGTGAGGGGGGGTGATTTGGGGCAGAAGGACGTGAGGAGATGGTGCCTGGCCCAGATTAAACTGCTGAGGTGGGGTTGCCTGGAATTCAGCTGCCATGTGAGGGGGGGTTTCTGGTGGATTCGAGACATGGTGAGACGTCAGACAATCTGTCGCTGGAGGATCCAGAAGGTGGGATGAAGATACCTGGTTCTGGGGTATGAGTGGATAGGAGGGTACCTGGAAATGAAGCAATCCAGAATTTTATCAGTGTCATAAAGCCAGTGTAATATAACTGGGACAGAAATGCTGTGGCCTTGGCAAAAAATACAGAACAGTggtttgtacagcggaaaccaAAGCCTATTTGTTAATAAATGGAGAAGGGCAGCACATCATCTCACTTTAAGGCAGTAACAAGCAAAAAATTCAACAAAAGCGTAGAAAATACATTATGTATTTTAAATTGCTTCTTCTTTGTCATTTAAGTTTTCTTATTGACGCTGTGTTCGCTGAATACTGAATTCACAAAATAAATTGTTCCGTAACATTAAAACTAAAACCACACAGTACGATTCAAAGAATTCACACATAGAAGTGATTCAGACTCAGTGTCTCTTAAAGGGACACTAACTAACTTCATTATGCATAGCCGTAACTCAAACAAACTAAgttatttttatgtttcctGGTAACTTTTGAAAGATGCAATTTCAAGATTCTTTaactgtccata contains:
- the c3h1orf115 gene encoding required for drug-induced death protein 1, whose translation is MDSSSLQSSSCQTTRRSEDKPEERRGAVEEDGRMGAQTKQEAAGSTASKQKCSKEVYFSILPDRYEPLIEEVEQDIEESAEEKRKRKEEKKRKKKQRYKKYRKNVGKALRFCWRCLVVGLQNTASPYATPVYAMSTVATGVFQTNGNVA
- the LOC130522642 gene encoding transcriptional-regulating factor 1-like: MFQVPSYPLIPQNQVSSSHLLDPPATDCLTSHHVSNPPETPPHMAAEFQATPPQQFNLGQAPSPHVLLPQITPPHLNGSQLTSPVCAHPYLSSSFEQQPHLIAPQFAAQPQLSSPRLLSPPQQVYNQNPDSGWTRRTELPYHQGSDNFLYQNQNHFNTGLINQQGQLGCTNRLSCNAQAPPTSTVYQQPNGLCPVQDPCRSLEATLSQLECSPQASVSGEGNLGRWDLMDFSSSSTEKAFSTQYYQSTAPQPFCSPTTPGPSPQYPQTPTLSSPPIQPWEESRNIYPQTFGQLSSCGLQECDSYTSQPPPHQTNHPLLSQYELIQDQTGLFDTARCSSNGLCPQVMTQEAGCSSPSPSLPAGLTWREDHGRAAEHCPPDWTHWVSECVSAAKKCPQPKKSVEDPVCRLLCTVCKRDFRSLPALNGHMRSHSGIRSACVSKNEDLSLSPSTSTVMPVSVPVHSKGRAHKKASCMFPASRRGVLYQSLLHEDASMGNGVSFRHYTPPPMLCPVRAGPGLYCSLTSRRVKRAQTIQLHNTPGDHVAVETNSPPPGTLRTRANQPQINVGRGFQAEIPLLHEKRDADADSHNALELWSAWEEMDLPVNQQRVEALLLMARSSVVPGGGTSPESSLYILRQCRGDFLLAVEKLLSTPETNSSSPTGRQHKQVSWSEAEKRLLVKSLQLHQKDFSRIQKAVQTKSVSECVEFYYLWKKKMSTSSRGLTINR